The Excalfactoria chinensis isolate bCotChi1 chromosome 10, bCotChi1.hap2, whole genome shotgun sequence genome has a segment encoding these proteins:
- the SLTM gene encoding SAFB-like transcription modulator isoform X6: MAAAASSPAAAGAPGAPTAPAAAAPPPTESKKISDLRVIDLKSELKRRNLDVTGVKTVLISRLKQAIEEEGGDPDNIEITVSADTPTKKPAKGKGKKQEADESTGDASVEDDAFVKVIKENELETQDTSDQDGNDELKDFKESAEDENLNSKELPPAEKKRYLNVGPAETTEDVEKDSESQENEGQDMEDYTFPSVHDGEDEENEKDKAGSGDGTQEVSKPLPSEESLAEADHTAHEEMEANTSVKEAEDDNISVTIQAEDAITLDFDGDDLLETGKNVKITDSEASKPKDGQDAISQSLEKESKDYEMTENHKDGKKEDCVKGDPVKKEAREGSKKAESGDKEKDTLKKGPSSTGASGQAKSSTKESKESKTTSKDDKGSGSSVSGSSGSSTRNLWVSGLSSNTKAADLKNLFGKYGKVLGAKVVTNARSPGAKCYGIVTMSSSTEVARCIAHLHRTELHGQQISVEKVKGDPSKKELKKESDEKSSSSRSTGDKKTTSSDKTSKTPSTKKEEKKSEKSEKKESKEAKKTEGGKSPGHVVVLDQTKGDQGHSRTVRRGRFEKPQILRNKERIIQDKVKFREYRGRKDILPFEKMKEQRLREHMVRLERIRRAVELRRRREIAERECRERERIRIMHEREECLQRERERLEIERQKLERERMERERLERERVRIEQERRKEAERIAREREELRRQQQQLRYEQEKRNALKRPRDVDHRRDDPYWNESKKMALDTDARFSHGSDYSRQPNRFNDFDHRERGRYPEGSVPSSSFDRRERFVNQGEAKKTRPTARREEPGFERYPKNFSDSRRNEPPPPRGELRDTDRREVRGDRDERRTVIIHDRPEIPHGRHPRETGSNPPRQTNWKNEGSISTDKRDGSNFYRERPDRSGREVSGHVRGAPPGGRSSASGYGSREGERGVMGERGGGGQHYSEDRHVVERHSRETGPRKEWHGPSSQGSGYHDARRMGDGRGGSGMMSPHTSNSSPINRVVQITGNSMQRGSGSGFKPFKGGPPRRF, translated from the exons GTAAAAAGCAGGAAGCTGATGAATCAACTGGTGATGCTTCCGTTGAAGATGATGCCTTTGTCAAGGTAATAAAA GAAAATGAATTGGAGACTCAAGATACAAGCGATCAAGATGGAAATGATGAACTGAAAGACTTCAAAGAATCTGCTGAAGATGAGAACTTGAATTCGAAAGAACTCCcacctgcagaaaagaaaagataccTCAACGTGGGGCCAGCAGAGACAACAGAAGATGTAGAAAAGGATTCTGAAAGTCAG GAAAATGAAGGTCAAGACATGGAGGATTACACTTTTCCAAGCGTCCAC GATGGTgaagatgaggaaaatgagaaag ATAAAGCAGGTTCTGGTGATGGTACACAAGAAGTATCTAAACCTCTTCCTTCAGAAGAAAGCCTAGCTGAGGCTGATCACACGGCTCATGAAGAGATGGAAGCTAACACGTCTGTGAAAGAAGCTGAGGATGATAACATATCGGTTACAATCCAGGCTGAAGATGCCATCACTCTGGATTTTGATGGTGATGACCTCCTAGAAACAggtaaaaatgtgaaaattacAGATTCTGAAGCAAGTAAGCCAAAGGATGGGCAGGATGCCATTTCACAGAGcctggagaaggaaagcaaggactATGAGATGACTGAGAACCATAAAGATGGTAAGAAGGAAGACTGCGTGAAGGGTGATCCTGTCAAGAAGGAAGCCAGAGAAGgttcaaagaaagcagaatctggagacaaagaaaaggaTACTTTGAAGAAAGGTCCCTCGTCTACTGGGGCCTCTGGTCAAGCAAagag CTCTACTAAGGaatcaaaagaaagcaagactACATCAAAGGATGATAAAG GAAGTGGAAGCAGTGTTAGTGGTAGCAGTGGAAGTTCAACTAGAAACCTGTGGGTTAGCGGActctcttccaacacaaaagCTGCTGACTTGAAAAATCTCTTTGGCAAATATGGAAAG GTACTTGGTGCAAAGGTGGTCACAAACGCACGAAGCCCGGGGGCAAAATGTTACGGCATAGTAACCATGTCTTCTAGTACAGAAGTGGCTAGATGCATCGCCCACCTTCATCGGACAGAGCTGCACGGACAACAGATTTCTGTTGAGAAA gtGAAAGGCGATCCTTCCAAAAAGGagctgaagaaggaaagtgATGAGAAATCTAGTTCAAGTAGAAGCACAGGAGATAAGAAAACCACATCAAGTGATAAAACCAGCAA GACACCGTCAAccaaaaaagaagagaagaaatctgagaaatctgaaaaaaaagaaagtaaagaagccaagaaaacagaag GTGGTAAAAGCCCAGGTCACGTTGTAGTTCTTGACCAAACAAAAGGAGACCAAGGCCACTCCAGGACAGTGAGAAGAGGAAGGTTTGAGAAA CCGCAGATATTGAGGAACAAAGAGCGTATTATTCAAGATAAAGTGAAATTCAGGGAATACAGGGGTAGAAAGGATATCTTGCCTtttgaaaagatgaaggaaCAGAGATTGCGGGAACACATGGTTCGATTGGAAAGAATACGACGAGCTGTTGAACTCCGAAG GAGAAGAGAAATTGCTGAAAGGGAATGTCGGGAGAGAGAACGTATACGAATAATGCACGAAAGAGAAGAATGCttgcagagagaaagggaaCGATTAGAAATTGAAAGGCAAAAGTTAGAGAGGGAAAGGATGGAACGAGAGCGTTTGGAAAGAGAGCGTGTTCGTATTGAACAG GAACGGCGAAAAGAAGCAGAGCGTATTGCTCGTGAAAGAGAGGAACTTCGTCGACAACAACAGCAGCTTCGCTATGAACAGGAAAAGAGGAATGCTTTGAAACGTCCACGTGACGTAGATCACAG GAGAGATGATCCTTACTGGAATGAGAGTAAGAAGATGGCTCTTGATACAGATGCACGTTTTAGTCATGGCTCAGATTACAGCCGCCAACCAAATAGATTTAATGATTTTGATCACAGAGAACGGGGACGATATCCAGAAGGTTCTGTTCCATCATCATCTTTTGATAG GCGAGAACGATTTGTAAATCAAGGTGAAGCAAAAAAGACTCGCCCAACTGCACGAAGAGAAGAACCGGGGTTTGAGAGATACCCAAAGAATTTCAGTGACTCCCGAAGAAATGAGCCACCACCACCAAGAGGTGAGCTTCGAGATACAGACAGACGGGAAGTGCGAGGAGACAGAGATGAAAGAAGAACAGTGATAATTCACGACAGGCCTGAAATACCACACGGTCGACATCCAAGAGAGACTGGTTCAAATCCACCTAGGCAAACAAATTGGAAGAACGAGGGAAGCATAAGCACAGACAAACGGGATGGCAG CAACTTTTACAGAGAGAGGCCAGATCGATCAGGAAGAGAAGTGTCTGGACATGTAAGAGGTGCACCTCCTGGGGGCCGGAGCAGTGCTTCTGGGTAtggaagcagggaaggagaacGAGGAGTGATGGGAGAACGAGGTGGTGGAGGACAA CACTACAGCGAAGACAGACATGTTGTTGAACGGCACAGTCGTGAAACTGGACCAAGGAAAGAATGGCATGGACCTAGTTCTCAAGGGAGTGGATATCACGATGCGAGGAGAATGGGAGATGGCCGTGGAGGAAGTGGCATGATGTCTCCACACACAAG TAACTCGTCACCAATAAATAGAGTTGTACAGATCACAGGGAATTCCATGCAGAGGGGAAGTGGCTCAGGATTTAAGCCATTTAAAGGTGGACCTCCACGAAGATTCTAA
- the SLTM gene encoding SAFB-like transcription modulator isoform X3, whose amino-acid sequence MAAAASSPAAAGAPGAPTAPAAAAPPPTESKKISDLRVIDLKSELKRRNLDVTGVKTVLISRLKQAIEEEGGDPDNIEITVSADTPTKKPAKGKGKKQEADESTGDASVEDDAFVKVIKENELETQDTSDQDGNDELKDFKESAEDENLNSKELPPAEKKRYLNVGPAETTEDVEKDSESQENEGQDMEDYTFPSVHDGEDEENEKDKAGSGDGTQEVSKPLPSEESLAEADHTAHEEMEANTSVKEAEDDNISVTIQAEDAITLDFDGDDLLETGKNVKITDSEASKPKDGQDAISQSLEKESKDYEMTENHKDGKKEDCVKGDPVKKEAREGSKKAESGDKEKDTLKKGPSSTGASGQAKSSTKESKESKTTSKDDKGSGSSVSGSSGSSTRNLWVSGLSSNTKAADLKNLFGKYGKVLGAKVVTNARSPGAKCYGIVTMSSSTEVARCIAHLHRTELHGQQISVEKVKGDPSKKELKKESDEKSSSSRSTGDKKTTSSDKTSKTPSTKKEEKKSEKSEKKESKEAKKTEGKDEKSDNGASGPNQESTKKTEEKKRISGKSPGHVVVLDQTKGDQGHSRTVRRGRFEKPQILRNKERIIQDKVKFREYRGRKDILPFEKMKEQRLREHMVRLERIRRAVELRRRREIAERECRERERIRIMHEREECLQRERERLEIERQKLERERMERERLERERVRIEQERRKEAERIAREREELRRQQQQLRYEQEKRNALKRPRDVDHRRDDPYWNESKKMALDTDARFSHGSDYSRQPNRFNDFDHRERGRYPEGSVPSSSFDRRERFVNQGEAKKTRPTARREEPGFERYPKNFSDSRRNEPPPPRGELRDTDRREVRGDRDERRTVIIHDRPEIPHGRHPRETGSNPPRQTNWKNEGSISTDKRDGRERPDRSGREVSGHVRGAPPGGRSSASGYGSREGERGVMGERGGGGQHYSEDRHVVERHSRETGPRKEWHGPSSQGSGYHDARRMGDGRGGSGMMSPHTSNSSPINRVVQITGNSMQRGSGSGFKPFKGGPPRRF is encoded by the exons GTAAAAAGCAGGAAGCTGATGAATCAACTGGTGATGCTTCCGTTGAAGATGATGCCTTTGTCAAGGTAATAAAA GAAAATGAATTGGAGACTCAAGATACAAGCGATCAAGATGGAAATGATGAACTGAAAGACTTCAAAGAATCTGCTGAAGATGAGAACTTGAATTCGAAAGAACTCCcacctgcagaaaagaaaagataccTCAACGTGGGGCCAGCAGAGACAACAGAAGATGTAGAAAAGGATTCTGAAAGTCAG GAAAATGAAGGTCAAGACATGGAGGATTACACTTTTCCAAGCGTCCAC GATGGTgaagatgaggaaaatgagaaag ATAAAGCAGGTTCTGGTGATGGTACACAAGAAGTATCTAAACCTCTTCCTTCAGAAGAAAGCCTAGCTGAGGCTGATCACACGGCTCATGAAGAGATGGAAGCTAACACGTCTGTGAAAGAAGCTGAGGATGATAACATATCGGTTACAATCCAGGCTGAAGATGCCATCACTCTGGATTTTGATGGTGATGACCTCCTAGAAACAggtaaaaatgtgaaaattacAGATTCTGAAGCAAGTAAGCCAAAGGATGGGCAGGATGCCATTTCACAGAGcctggagaaggaaagcaaggactATGAGATGACTGAGAACCATAAAGATGGTAAGAAGGAAGACTGCGTGAAGGGTGATCCTGTCAAGAAGGAAGCCAGAGAAGgttcaaagaaagcagaatctggagacaaagaaaaggaTACTTTGAAGAAAGGTCCCTCGTCTACTGGGGCCTCTGGTCAAGCAAagag CTCTACTAAGGaatcaaaagaaagcaagactACATCAAAGGATGATAAAG GAAGTGGAAGCAGTGTTAGTGGTAGCAGTGGAAGTTCAACTAGAAACCTGTGGGTTAGCGGActctcttccaacacaaaagCTGCTGACTTGAAAAATCTCTTTGGCAAATATGGAAAG GTACTTGGTGCAAAGGTGGTCACAAACGCACGAAGCCCGGGGGCAAAATGTTACGGCATAGTAACCATGTCTTCTAGTACAGAAGTGGCTAGATGCATCGCCCACCTTCATCGGACAGAGCTGCACGGACAACAGATTTCTGTTGAGAAA gtGAAAGGCGATCCTTCCAAAAAGGagctgaagaaggaaagtgATGAGAAATCTAGTTCAAGTAGAAGCACAGGAGATAAGAAAACCACATCAAGTGATAAAACCAGCAA GACACCGTCAAccaaaaaagaagagaagaaatctgagaaatctgaaaaaaaagaaagtaaagaagccaagaaaacagaaggtaaaGATGAGAAGAGTGATAATGGAGCAAGTGGCCCTAATCAAGAATCCActaaaaaaactgaagaaaagaaaagaataa GTGGTAAAAGCCCAGGTCACGTTGTAGTTCTTGACCAAACAAAAGGAGACCAAGGCCACTCCAGGACAGTGAGAAGAGGAAGGTTTGAGAAA CCGCAGATATTGAGGAACAAAGAGCGTATTATTCAAGATAAAGTGAAATTCAGGGAATACAGGGGTAGAAAGGATATCTTGCCTtttgaaaagatgaaggaaCAGAGATTGCGGGAACACATGGTTCGATTGGAAAGAATACGACGAGCTGTTGAACTCCGAAG GAGAAGAGAAATTGCTGAAAGGGAATGTCGGGAGAGAGAACGTATACGAATAATGCACGAAAGAGAAGAATGCttgcagagagaaagggaaCGATTAGAAATTGAAAGGCAAAAGTTAGAGAGGGAAAGGATGGAACGAGAGCGTTTGGAAAGAGAGCGTGTTCGTATTGAACAG GAACGGCGAAAAGAAGCAGAGCGTATTGCTCGTGAAAGAGAGGAACTTCGTCGACAACAACAGCAGCTTCGCTATGAACAGGAAAAGAGGAATGCTTTGAAACGTCCACGTGACGTAGATCACAG GAGAGATGATCCTTACTGGAATGAGAGTAAGAAGATGGCTCTTGATACAGATGCACGTTTTAGTCATGGCTCAGATTACAGCCGCCAACCAAATAGATTTAATGATTTTGATCACAGAGAACGGGGACGATATCCAGAAGGTTCTGTTCCATCATCATCTTTTGATAG GCGAGAACGATTTGTAAATCAAGGTGAAGCAAAAAAGACTCGCCCAACTGCACGAAGAGAAGAACCGGGGTTTGAGAGATACCCAAAGAATTTCAGTGACTCCCGAAGAAATGAGCCACCACCACCAAGAGGTGAGCTTCGAGATACAGACAGACGGGAAGTGCGAGGAGACAGAGATGAAAGAAGAACAGTGATAATTCACGACAGGCCTGAAATACCACACGGTCGACATCCAAGAGAGACTGGTTCAAATCCACCTAGGCAAACAAATTGGAAGAACGAGGGAAGCATAAGCACAGACAAACGGGATGGCAG AGAGAGGCCAGATCGATCAGGAAGAGAAGTGTCTGGACATGTAAGAGGTGCACCTCCTGGGGGCCGGAGCAGTGCTTCTGGGTAtggaagcagggaaggagaacGAGGAGTGATGGGAGAACGAGGTGGTGGAGGACAA CACTACAGCGAAGACAGACATGTTGTTGAACGGCACAGTCGTGAAACTGGACCAAGGAAAGAATGGCATGGACCTAGTTCTCAAGGGAGTGGATATCACGATGCGAGGAGAATGGGAGATGGCCGTGGAGGAAGTGGCATGATGTCTCCACACACAAG TAACTCGTCACCAATAAATAGAGTTGTACAGATCACAGGGAATTCCATGCAGAGGGGAAGTGGCTCAGGATTTAAGCCATTTAAAGGTGGACCTCCACGAAGATTCTAA
- the SLTM gene encoding SAFB-like transcription modulator isoform X5, protein MAAAASSPAAAGAPGAPTAPAAAAPPPTESKKISDLRVIDLKSELKRRNLDVTGVKTVLISRLKQAIEEEGGDPDNIEITVSADTPTKKPAKGKGKKQEADESTGDASVEDDAFVKENELETQDTSDQDGNDELKDFKESAEDENLNSKELPPAEKKRYLNVGPAETTEDVEKDSESQENEGQDMEDYTFPSVHDGEDEENEKEESLAEADHTAHEEMEANTSVKEAEDDNISVTIQAEDAITLDFDGDDLLETGKNVKITDSEASKPKDGQDAISQSLEKESKDYEMTENHKDGKKEDCVKGDPVKKEAREGSKKAESGDKEKDTLKKGPSSTGASGQAKSSTKESKESKTTSKDDKGSGSSVSGSSGSSTRNLWVSGLSSNTKAADLKNLFGKYGKVLGAKVVTNARSPGAKCYGIVTMSSSTEVARCIAHLHRTELHGQQISVEKVKGDPSKKELKKESDEKSSSSRSTGDKKTTSSDKTSKTPSTKKEEKKSEKSEKKESKEAKKTEGKDEKSDNGASGPNQESTKKTEEKKRISGKSPGHVVVLDQTKGDQGHSRTVRRGRFEKPQILRNKERIIQDKVKFREYRGRKDILPFEKMKEQRLREHMVRLERIRRAVELRRRREIAERECRERERIRIMHEREECLQRERERLEIERQKLERERMERERLERERVRIEQERRKEAERIAREREELRRQQQQLRYEQEKRNALKRPRDVDHRRDDPYWNESKKMALDTDARFSHGSDYSRQPNRFNDFDHRERGRYPEGSVPSSSFDRRERFVNQGEAKKTRPTARREEPGFERYPKNFSDSRRNEPPPPRGELRDTDRREVRGDRDERRTVIIHDRPEIPHGRHPRETGSNPPRQTNWKNEGSISTDKRDGSNFYRERPDRSGREVSGHVRGAPPGGRSSASGYGSREGERGVMGERGGGGQHYSEDRHVVERHSRETGPRKEWHGPSSQGSGYHDARRMGDGRGGSGMMSPHTSNSSPINRVVQITGNSMQRGSGSGFKPFKGGPPRRF, encoded by the exons GTAAAAAGCAGGAAGCTGATGAATCAACTGGTGATGCTTCCGTTGAAGATGATGCCTTTGTCAAG GAAAATGAATTGGAGACTCAAGATACAAGCGATCAAGATGGAAATGATGAACTGAAAGACTTCAAAGAATCTGCTGAAGATGAGAACTTGAATTCGAAAGAACTCCcacctgcagaaaagaaaagataccTCAACGTGGGGCCAGCAGAGACAACAGAAGATGTAGAAAAGGATTCTGAAAGTCAG GAAAATGAAGGTCAAGACATGGAGGATTACACTTTTCCAAGCGTCCAC GATGGTgaagatgaggaaaatgagaaag AAGAAAGCCTAGCTGAGGCTGATCACACGGCTCATGAAGAGATGGAAGCTAACACGTCTGTGAAAGAAGCTGAGGATGATAACATATCGGTTACAATCCAGGCTGAAGATGCCATCACTCTGGATTTTGATGGTGATGACCTCCTAGAAACAggtaaaaatgtgaaaattacAGATTCTGAAGCAAGTAAGCCAAAGGATGGGCAGGATGCCATTTCACAGAGcctggagaaggaaagcaaggactATGAGATGACTGAGAACCATAAAGATGGTAAGAAGGAAGACTGCGTGAAGGGTGATCCTGTCAAGAAGGAAGCCAGAGAAGgttcaaagaaagcagaatctggagacaaagaaaaggaTACTTTGAAGAAAGGTCCCTCGTCTACTGGGGCCTCTGGTCAAGCAAagag CTCTACTAAGGaatcaaaagaaagcaagactACATCAAAGGATGATAAAG GAAGTGGAAGCAGTGTTAGTGGTAGCAGTGGAAGTTCAACTAGAAACCTGTGGGTTAGCGGActctcttccaacacaaaagCTGCTGACTTGAAAAATCTCTTTGGCAAATATGGAAAG GTACTTGGTGCAAAGGTGGTCACAAACGCACGAAGCCCGGGGGCAAAATGTTACGGCATAGTAACCATGTCTTCTAGTACAGAAGTGGCTAGATGCATCGCCCACCTTCATCGGACAGAGCTGCACGGACAACAGATTTCTGTTGAGAAA gtGAAAGGCGATCCTTCCAAAAAGGagctgaagaaggaaagtgATGAGAAATCTAGTTCAAGTAGAAGCACAGGAGATAAGAAAACCACATCAAGTGATAAAACCAGCAA GACACCGTCAAccaaaaaagaagagaagaaatctgagaaatctgaaaaaaaagaaagtaaagaagccaagaaaacagaaggtaaaGATGAGAAGAGTGATAATGGAGCAAGTGGCCCTAATCAAGAATCCActaaaaaaactgaagaaaagaaaagaataa GTGGTAAAAGCCCAGGTCACGTTGTAGTTCTTGACCAAACAAAAGGAGACCAAGGCCACTCCAGGACAGTGAGAAGAGGAAGGTTTGAGAAA CCGCAGATATTGAGGAACAAAGAGCGTATTATTCAAGATAAAGTGAAATTCAGGGAATACAGGGGTAGAAAGGATATCTTGCCTtttgaaaagatgaaggaaCAGAGATTGCGGGAACACATGGTTCGATTGGAAAGAATACGACGAGCTGTTGAACTCCGAAG GAGAAGAGAAATTGCTGAAAGGGAATGTCGGGAGAGAGAACGTATACGAATAATGCACGAAAGAGAAGAATGCttgcagagagaaagggaaCGATTAGAAATTGAAAGGCAAAAGTTAGAGAGGGAAAGGATGGAACGAGAGCGTTTGGAAAGAGAGCGTGTTCGTATTGAACAG GAACGGCGAAAAGAAGCAGAGCGTATTGCTCGTGAAAGAGAGGAACTTCGTCGACAACAACAGCAGCTTCGCTATGAACAGGAAAAGAGGAATGCTTTGAAACGTCCACGTGACGTAGATCACAG GAGAGATGATCCTTACTGGAATGAGAGTAAGAAGATGGCTCTTGATACAGATGCACGTTTTAGTCATGGCTCAGATTACAGCCGCCAACCAAATAGATTTAATGATTTTGATCACAGAGAACGGGGACGATATCCAGAAGGTTCTGTTCCATCATCATCTTTTGATAG GCGAGAACGATTTGTAAATCAAGGTGAAGCAAAAAAGACTCGCCCAACTGCACGAAGAGAAGAACCGGGGTTTGAGAGATACCCAAAGAATTTCAGTGACTCCCGAAGAAATGAGCCACCACCACCAAGAGGTGAGCTTCGAGATACAGACAGACGGGAAGTGCGAGGAGACAGAGATGAAAGAAGAACAGTGATAATTCACGACAGGCCTGAAATACCACACGGTCGACATCCAAGAGAGACTGGTTCAAATCCACCTAGGCAAACAAATTGGAAGAACGAGGGAAGCATAAGCACAGACAAACGGGATGGCAG CAACTTTTACAGAGAGAGGCCAGATCGATCAGGAAGAGAAGTGTCTGGACATGTAAGAGGTGCACCTCCTGGGGGCCGGAGCAGTGCTTCTGGGTAtggaagcagggaaggagaacGAGGAGTGATGGGAGAACGAGGTGGTGGAGGACAA CACTACAGCGAAGACAGACATGTTGTTGAACGGCACAGTCGTGAAACTGGACCAAGGAAAGAATGGCATGGACCTAGTTCTCAAGGGAGTGGATATCACGATGCGAGGAGAATGGGAGATGGCCGTGGAGGAAGTGGCATGATGTCTCCACACACAAG TAACTCGTCACCAATAAATAGAGTTGTACAGATCACAGGGAATTCCATGCAGAGGGGAAGTGGCTCAGGATTTAAGCCATTTAAAGGTGGACCTCCACGAAGATTCTAA